One genomic region from Paramormyrops kingsleyae isolate MSU_618 chromosome 24, PKINGS_0.4, whole genome shotgun sequence encodes:
- the LOC111857290 gene encoding interferon-induced protein 44-like isoform X1: MAHYSNETQTSPADLLLDYLKELSDDELKEFKWKLSHTKLKPLPRGQVKDLDRTDLADKMISSYSECDALNVMLEILKNMNMNDLAQRLNENLQEGPQAGSELGDMLKQSLEVRKMGGSSSTERVETEVKEDRNPELLNKPWRNVVWDHSTRTNLKKYLQDYKPTVDSVPKARILLVGATGAGKSSFFNSINSVCRGNMTSQAKAGSDATCMTMQYRTYTVRAGRGGQPLAFLLCDTMGLQISFNGGVRINDIESILKGYIPDKYQFNPLQAMDTTGCQTGSRLPLQDRIHCVVCVIDATRFLNISGEMKNKFHEIQKRTNFHDVPLLVLLTQVDNACPHVERDLRNVYRSCFIKELITRASEYLSVPVLNVLPVKNYCHEIELNDSCDILLLSAMKQMLNFADNYLDSCEENTE; encoded by the exons ACCCAGACCTCGCCCGCCGACCTCTTGCTTGATTATCTGAAGGAGCTCAGTGATGATGAGCTGAAGGAGTTTAAATGGAAACTGAGTCACACAAAGTTAAAGCCCCTTCCCAGGGGTCAGGTGAAGGACTTGGATAGAACAGACCTCGCCGACAAGATGATAAGTTCCTACAGTGAATGTGATGCTCTCAATGTCATGCTTGAAATCCTGAAGAATATGAACATGAATGATCTTGCTCAGAGACTGAATGAAAACCTGCAGGAGG gtccccaagcaggaagTGAGCTGGGTGACATGTTGAAGCAGA GTCTGGAAGTTCGGAAAATGGGAGGCAGCAGCAGTACTGAAAGAGTGGAGACAGAGGTGAAGGAGGATAGGAATCCAGAGCTCCTTAATAAACCATGGAGGAATGTTGTGTGGGACCATAG CACACGAACCAATCTCAAGAAATACCTGCAGGATTACAAGCCCACTGTTGATTCAGTGCCAAAGGCTCGGATTCTTTTAGTTGGTGCGACTGGTGCTGGAAAATCGAGCTTCTTCAACTCCATCAATTCTGTTTGCCGTGGCAACATGACAAGCCAAGCTAAAGCAGGAAGCGATGCAACCTGCATGACCATGCAG TATCGCACTTACACTGTGAGGGCGGGTCGAGGTGGACAGCCTCTGGCATTCCTACTGTGTGACACCATGGGACTGCAAATATCATTTAATGGAGGGGTGCGCATTAATGATATTGAGAGCATCCTGAAGGGCTACATACCAGACAAGTACCAG TTCAACCCTCTGCAGGCAATGGATACTACTGGCTGTCAGACGGGCAGCCGATTGCCACTTCAGGACAGGATCcactgtgtggtgtgtgtgataGATGCCACTCGCTTTCTAAATATATCTGGTGAAATGAAGAACAAATTTCATGAAATCCAAAAGAGAACTAACTTTCATG ATGTCCCTCTACTGGTGCTACTGACCCAAGTTGACAATGCATGCCCACATGTGGAAAGGGACTTAAGGAATGTGTACCGCAGCTGCTTCATAAAGGAACTG ATCACAAGAGCGAGTGAATATCTGAGCGTCCCAGTGTTAAATGTGCTTCCTGTGAAGAATTACTGCCATGAGATTGAGCTGAATGACTCCTGTGACATCCTGCTCCTCAGCGCCATGAAGCAGATGCTCAACTTTGCTGACAATTACTTAGACAGCTGTGAGGAAAACACAGAGTAG
- the LOC111857290 gene encoding interferon-induced protein 44-like isoform X2, with product MSGTSHQTQIMKLDCVGLHNRTELRKGLEVRKMGGSSSTERVETEVKEDRNPELLNKPWRNVVWDHSTRTNLKKYLQDYKPTVDSVPKARILLVGATGAGKSSFFNSINSVCRGNMTSQAKAGSDATCMTMQYRTYTVRAGRGGQPLAFLLCDTMGLQISFNGGVRINDIESILKGYIPDKYQFNPLQAMDTTGCQTGSRLPLQDRIHCVVCVIDATRFLNISGEMKNKFHEIQKRTNFHDVPLLVLLTQVDNACPHVERDLRNVYRSCFIKELITRASEYLSVPVLNVLPVKNYCHEIELNDSCDILLLSAMKQMLNFADNYLDSCEENTE from the exons ATGTCTGGCACCAgtcaccaaacacagattatgAAGCTAGACTGTGTTGGACTGCATAACAGAACAGAACtgagaaaag GTCTGGAAGTTCGGAAAATGGGAGGCAGCAGCAGTACTGAAAGAGTGGAGACAGAGGTGAAGGAGGATAGGAATCCAGAGCTCCTTAATAAACCATGGAGGAATGTTGTGTGGGACCATAG CACACGAACCAATCTCAAGAAATACCTGCAGGATTACAAGCCCACTGTTGATTCAGTGCCAAAGGCTCGGATTCTTTTAGTTGGTGCGACTGGTGCTGGAAAATCGAGCTTCTTCAACTCCATCAATTCTGTTTGCCGTGGCAACATGACAAGCCAAGCTAAAGCAGGAAGCGATGCAACCTGCATGACCATGCAG TATCGCACTTACACTGTGAGGGCGGGTCGAGGTGGACAGCCTCTGGCATTCCTACTGTGTGACACCATGGGACTGCAAATATCATTTAATGGAGGGGTGCGCATTAATGATATTGAGAGCATCCTGAAGGGCTACATACCAGACAAGTACCAG TTCAACCCTCTGCAGGCAATGGATACTACTGGCTGTCAGACGGGCAGCCGATTGCCACTTCAGGACAGGATCcactgtgtggtgtgtgtgataGATGCCACTCGCTTTCTAAATATATCTGGTGAAATGAAGAACAAATTTCATGAAATCCAAAAGAGAACTAACTTTCATG ATGTCCCTCTACTGGTGCTACTGACCCAAGTTGACAATGCATGCCCACATGTGGAAAGGGACTTAAGGAATGTGTACCGCAGCTGCTTCATAAAGGAACTG ATCACAAGAGCGAGTGAATATCTGAGCGTCCCAGTGTTAAATGTGCTTCCTGTGAAGAATTACTGCCATGAGATTGAGCTGAATGACTCCTGTGACATCCTGCTCCTCAGCGCCATGAAGCAGATGCTCAACTTTGCTGACAATTACTTAGACAGCTGTGAGGAAAACACAGAGTAG